In bacterium, the DNA window AGGCTGCCGGTTATGACGGGCTCGTCATACCTGGTGGTTGGGCTCCTGACAAACTAAGGATGTCCGAAGCGGTCTTGTCTCTCGTGCGCGAGATGGATCGCGCAAAGAAACCGATTGCGTGTATTTGTCACGGAGGATGGGTACTCGTTTCCGCAGGCGTTTTGCGCGGACGGAAAGTAACGAGTTATGTGGCGATTCGCGATGACATGGTGAACGCGGGCGCGAAGTGGGTAGACGAAGCCGTCGTGGTGGACAGGCACCTCATCACCTCGCGCAAGCCTGACGACCTGCCGGTTTTCATGATTGAATTTTTGAAGCAGCTTGCCGCCTGACGCATGACTCGCGGTGAAGTGGTTGCATTGCTGGAGGAGTACGCGCTGCTTCTCGATTTACTTGATGAAGAGGCGTTCCGCGCACGCGCTTTCGCGAATGCGGCCCGCCAACTCACGCAAGTGTCTGCAACTCTCGAAGAGCTTCTGATCGGCTCACGCCTGAAGATGGTTAAGGGTGTAGGTGCCGCGATTGAACAAGCGATACGCGACATTGCAGAGAGCGGAACATTTACTGAACTCGAACGTGCGAGGGACCGCGTTCCCCCTGGCGTATTAGACTTAATGCGCGTTGATGGTCTCGGTCCCAAAAAGGCTCGCGTACTGTGGCGCGAGGCACATATCTCTTCACTTGAAGAGCTGGACTCGGCCATCATGGCAGGCAAGCTTTCCGCTCTTTCAGGCTTTGGGGGCAAAACCCTTGAAAAATTCCGGGCCAGCATTGCTTTCCTGCAAACAATCGGCAAACGCAGGCTCCGGCATCATGCCAAAAGAATTGCGGCGGCGCTGACTGAACAAATCTTGGCACTTCCGCACGTCGACTCAGTTCACTTCTGTGGAAGCCTGCGTCGCAACTGTGAAACGATTGGTGATCTTGATTGCGCCGTGTGCGCATCACGTGAGCATCATAAGACCTCACGAGAGCTGATTTCGAGAATCGACGCTATCACGTGGAACAACAAGGACGGAGAGATTTGGTCTGGACGCACGACGGAAGGAATGGACATCGAGTTGTCCGTTTGCGCTCCCGATGAACTTGGGACAAGGCTTGTGCTCGCCACCGGTTCAAGAACTCACGTTGCCGAACTCCTGCGCCGCGCGGGTGAACTGCCCAACTCGCCGACTGAAGAACAGCTATACGGTATGCTCGGGCTTCAATTCGTTCCACCTGCACTGCGAGAGCAAACCACAGAGCCACGATTGTTAGGGGAACCTACGTATCCGTGCCCTGTTGAGAAGAAAGACATTCGAGGAATATTGCATATTCATTCGAACTACTCTGACGGACATCACTCCATTCGACAGATGGCAGAAGCCGCGATGCTGCGCGGCTATGAGTATATCGGGATTGCCGACCACTCCAAGTCGGCGGCTTACGCGGGAGGGCTTTCCACGGATCGCGTTATGGAACAGTGGGAAGAGATTGACTACTTGAATGATGAGCTTGCGCCGTTTCGCATTCTCAAAGGCACTGAATGTGATATCCTTGCTGACGGAAGTTTGGACTACGATGACGGTCTTCTGCGGGGATTTGATTACGTCGTTGCGTCAATTCATCAGGGTTTTCATATGTCCGAAGACGAGGCAACGACTCGCTTGTGCCGCGCTCTCGAGAATCCACACGTAGACATTCTTGGTCATGCCACCGGGCGTTTGCTCCTCAGGCGTGAAGGTTATCCAGTCAATCACGAAAAACTTTTGGAATGCGCGGCCGAGTACGGGAAATCGATCGAGTTGAACACGAATCCGCATCGTCTGGATCTTGACTGGCGGTGGTTCAAGCGCGCTATTGAACTCGAGATTCCCATTCCTCTGAACCCTGACGCGCACGCCGCAGATGGACTCGACGATATTGAATACGGTCTTGATCTGGCTGCTAAAGGACCGATCACGCAAGCACTTTGCCCTTCCGCATGGAGTGCTCACGAGTTCCTGCAATGGTGTCAAACTCACCCCCATCGATGACGAATCAATCAGCATCAAGGCTCTTCCAAAAACTCCCCGATGCGGACTTCCGTTCTCGCTGCCAGACATTGTGTGAGT includes these proteins:
- a CDS encoding type 1 glutamine amidotransferase; this translates as MSIAGKKVAVLVEHHYQDLEVWYPVMRLREAGVKVHLIGTGSAPEYAGKFGYPAKVDKTADKIKAAGYDGLVIPGGWAPDKLRMSEAVLSLVREMDRAKKPIACICHGGWVLVSAGVLRGRKVTSYVAIRDDMVNAGAKWVDEAVVVDRHLITSRKPDDLPVFMIEFLKQLAA
- a CDS encoding DNA polymerase/3'-5' exonuclease PolX, whose protein sequence is MTRGEVVALLEEYALLLDLLDEEAFRARAFANAARQLTQVSATLEELLIGSRLKMVKGVGAAIEQAIRDIAESGTFTELERARDRVPPGVLDLMRVDGLGPKKARVLWREAHISSLEELDSAIMAGKLSALSGFGGKTLEKFRASIAFLQTIGKRRLRHHAKRIAAALTEQILALPHVDSVHFCGSLRRNCETIGDLDCAVCASREHHKTSRELISRIDAITWNNKDGEIWSGRTTEGMDIELSVCAPDELGTRLVLATGSRTHVAELLRRAGELPNSPTEEQLYGMLGLQFVPPALREQTTEPRLLGEPTYPCPVEKKDIRGILHIHSNYSDGHHSIRQMAEAAMLRGYEYIGIADHSKSAAYAGGLSTDRVMEQWEEIDYLNDELAPFRILKGTECDILADGSLDYDDGLLRGFDYVVASIHQGFHMSEDEATTRLCRALENPHVDILGHATGRLLLRREGYPVNHEKLLECAAEYGKSIELNTNPHRLDLDWRWFKRAIELEIPIPLNPDAHAADGLDDIEYGLDLAAKGPITQALCPSAWSAHEFLQWCQTHPHR